A region from the Chroogloeocystis siderophila 5.2 s.c.1 genome encodes:
- a CDS encoding PhoX family protein, with the protein MSSKRSLRQKYSRIARGGAYEEATHHAKQFDNDGEPISNRSSNPFFSSILNSRLQRRQVLRGTLAAAVTSMFAGPIMDGLKARPASANNTKLGFKPVPISEADTIVVPEGYTARVLIPWGEPISGSFPRYSLKNTGAEQGMQVGQHHDGMHFFPIEGKSPYEGSSVDGLLVVNHEYIEPRYTHAAAVGQALGPDGFPQKEDGTRETDQVLKEMNGHGVTITRISRQSDGSWRVVRDQRNRRITALTPMEIRGPVRGSDLVKTKYSPDGTRTRGTINNCAHGVTPWNTYLTCEENWARYFLNNDEDVPRDHERYGVSTDGTSRYGWELADSKADEYIRFGASASGASATEDYRNEPNAFGWVVEIDPFNPNSTPVKHTYLGRFAHEGVVFQSPVEGQPIVCYSGDDARFEYIYKYVSAQPYCQATASGALLDDGTLYVARFNEDGTGNWLALKFGENGLTPENGFQDQADILVNTRTAADFVGATKMDRPEWGAIDPRNGNVYFTLTNNSNRKSEQVDAANPRPENDWGHIIRWSEAGKNPTATSFQWDIFVLAGPEDDSRKLSGRPLNADNIFVNPDGLWFDADARLWIQTDIGESSQNQGEFAQFGNNQMLAADPDTGEIRRFLTGPIGQEITGVVTTPDQRTMFINVQHPGATTSEEEFAAGKINSRWPNQDPKIYPRSATVVITKDDGGIIGT; encoded by the coding sequence GTGAGTAGTAAACGCAGTCTCAGGCAGAAGTATTCCCGCATTGCTAGAGGAGGAGCATATGAGGAGGCTACGCACCATGCCAAGCAGTTTGATAACGATGGCGAACCGATCTCTAATCGTTCTAGCAATCCCTTCTTTTCATCAATCTTGAACTCTCGCTTACAACGTCGTCAAGTATTAAGAGGTACACTTGCAGCAGCCGTAACCTCAATGTTTGCAGGACCAATTATGGATGGATTGAAGGCTCGTCCTGCCAGTGCCAACAATACTAAGTTGGGGTTTAAACCGGTTCCTATTAGCGAAGCCGATACCATTGTCGTTCCAGAAGGTTATACCGCCCGCGTTCTCATACCTTGGGGAGAACCGATCAGTGGCAGTTTTCCCCGTTATAGCTTGAAAAATACAGGAGCAGAGCAGGGAATGCAAGTCGGTCAGCATCACGACGGCATGCACTTCTTCCCCATTGAAGGTAAATCACCTTACGAGGGTAGCTCAGTCGATGGACTCTTAGTCGTAAATCATGAATATATCGAGCCGCGTTATACTCATGCAGCAGCAGTCGGGCAAGCATTAGGTCCTGATGGTTTTCCGCAGAAAGAAGACGGTACTCGTGAAACCGATCAAGTTCTCAAGGAAATGAATGGACATGGAGTCACTATTACACGGATATCTCGTCAATCTGATGGTAGCTGGCGTGTAGTGCGCGATCAGCGCAATCGTCGGATTACAGCCTTGACTCCTATGGAAATTCGAGGACCTGTACGCGGATCTGATTTAGTTAAAACGAAATACAGTCCAGATGGGACGAGAACTCGTGGCACAATCAACAACTGCGCTCACGGTGTCACTCCTTGGAATACATATCTCACTTGTGAAGAAAACTGGGCGAGATATTTCCTCAACAACGATGAAGACGTACCTCGCGATCACGAGCGTTACGGAGTTTCTACCGATGGCACTTCACGCTACGGCTGGGAATTGGCAGATAGCAAGGCAGACGAGTATATTCGCTTTGGTGCTTCTGCAAGCGGTGCCAGTGCTACTGAGGACTATCGCAACGAGCCGAATGCCTTTGGCTGGGTGGTAGAAATTGATCCTTTCAATCCCAATAGCACTCCTGTAAAGCACACTTACCTTGGACGGTTTGCGCATGAGGGAGTTGTGTTTCAGTCACCTGTAGAAGGTCAGCCAATCGTTTGCTATTCTGGCGATGATGCTCGGTTTGAGTACATTTACAAATATGTTTCCGCACAGCCCTATTGCCAGGCAACAGCCAGTGGGGCTTTATTGGATGACGGAACGCTCTACGTGGCTCGGTTCAATGAAGATGGCACAGGTAACTGGCTCGCACTCAAGTTTGGTGAGAATGGACTGACTCCTGAAAATGGCTTTCAAGATCAGGCAGATATTCTGGTTAATACACGCACTGCTGCTGATTTTGTAGGTGCAACCAAAATGGATCGTCCGGAGTGGGGAGCAATTGATCCTCGCAATGGAAACGTTTACTTCACGCTAACGAACAACTCCAATCGCAAATCTGAGCAAGTGGATGCTGCGAATCCCCGTCCTGAAAACGATTGGGGGCATATCATTCGCTGGAGTGAAGCTGGTAAGAACCCAACTGCTACCTCGTTCCAATGGGATATATTTGTACTGGCTGGACCAGAAGATGATAGCCGCAAGCTATCTGGTCGCCCTCTCAATGCCGATAACATTTTTGTGAATCCGGATGGATTGTGGTTTGATGCTGACGCTCGCCTGTGGATTCAGACTGATATTGGTGAAAGCTCTCAGAACCAAGGTGAGTTTGCACAGTTTGGCAACAACCAAATGTTAGCAGCTGATCCGGATACTGGTGAAATTCGCCGCTTCTTAACAGGACCCATCGGACAAGAAATTACGGGTGTAGTGACAACGCCTGACCAGCGCACAATGTTCATTAACGTCCAGCACCCAGGAGCAACGACTTCTGAAGAGGAGTTTGCGGCAGGTAAAATTAACTCACGCTGGCCTAACCAAGATCCAAAAATTTATCCTCGATCCGCGACGGTCGTGATTACTAAAGATGATGGTGGCATCATTGGAACTTAG
- a CDS encoding DUF4168 domain-containing protein — protein MISYRHIVSGHHFRRMLSRSLVIATLSSVSVVSGLVPNLAGSRKVEFSSVAYAQAVSNAEVTNYARSVLVMEPVRQTAFNEIKRIISSDNIPPIVCNQPRSFSSLPTDARNIAVEFCKRSRQIVESNGLTINRFNAITVNLQSDAQLERRVKNELLRLQNASAN, from the coding sequence ATGATATCTTATCGGCATATCGTTTCTGGTCATCACTTCCGCCGAATGCTATCGCGATCGCTTGTTATCGCTACTTTAAGTAGTGTAAGTGTCGTATCTGGATTAGTTCCTAATTTAGCTGGATCGCGAAAAGTGGAATTTTCTTCTGTAGCTTATGCCCAAGCTGTGAGCAATGCAGAGGTGACAAACTATGCTCGCTCAGTTCTCGTCATGGAACCTGTGCGACAAACCGCGTTTAACGAAATCAAAAGAATCATTTCTTCAGACAATATTCCACCAATTGTTTGCAACCAACCACGTAGCTTTAGTTCGCTACCTACAGATGCACGTAATATTGCAGTCGAGTTCTGCAAGCGATCGCGGCAAATTGTCGAAAGTAATGGTTTAACGATTAATCGCTTTAATGCAATCACAGTCAACTTGCAAAGCGACGCGCAACTCGAACGACGAGTGAAAAATGAGTTATTGCGGCTGCAAAATGCCTCGGCTAATTAG
- the holA gene encoding DNA polymerase III subunit delta → MPIYVYWGEDDFAMQTAIFRLRDRFVDSQWLSFNYTVIPATQPDAVIQGLTQAITPPFGAGHRLTWLVDTTVFQQCSTDLLAELQRTLPAIPENSVLLLSCRNKPDGRLKSTQLVQKFAQIQEFSLIPPWKTEQLIDKVQQAARELNIKLTLQSAQMLAEAVGNDTRQMYNELEKLRIFASFDSKPIDKAAVAALVSNNTHNSLHLAAAIKDGDSAKALELITQLIEQNEPALRIVATLIGQFRMWLWVKLMSETRQDNAAIAQAAEIANPKRVYFLQQDVKGVSVKQLASTLPVLLELEVSLKQGIEEILVLQTKIMELCQLFC, encoded by the coding sequence ATGCCAATTTATGTTTACTGGGGTGAAGATGATTTCGCGATGCAAACAGCAATTTTTCGCTTACGCGATCGCTTTGTTGATTCCCAATGGCTCAGTTTTAACTATACCGTAATTCCAGCGACGCAACCTGACGCAGTTATCCAAGGACTTACACAAGCTATCACACCTCCTTTTGGCGCTGGTCATCGCTTGACATGGCTTGTTGATACAACAGTATTTCAGCAGTGTTCCACTGACTTATTAGCCGAGTTACAACGCACATTACCCGCGATTCCTGAAAACTCAGTTTTACTACTCAGCTGTCGCAATAAACCGGATGGACGTCTCAAATCTACGCAGCTAGTCCAAAAATTTGCACAAATTCAGGAATTTTCCTTGATTCCTCCGTGGAAAACCGAGCAACTCATTGACAAAGTACAACAAGCGGCGCGGGAATTGAATATCAAACTGACGTTGCAAAGTGCGCAGATGCTAGCGGAAGCTGTCGGCAATGATACACGTCAAATGTATAACGAATTAGAGAAATTACGCATATTTGCCAGTTTTGACTCAAAACCCATAGATAAAGCCGCAGTCGCTGCCTTAGTTAGTAATAATACTCACAACAGTTTGCACCTAGCCGCCGCAATTAAAGATGGCGATTCGGCGAAAGCGTTAGAATTGATAACACAACTGATCGAGCAAAATGAGCCTGCTTTGCGCATCGTTGCGACTTTAATAGGACAATTTCGTATGTGGTTGTGGGTGAAGCTGATGAGTGAGACAAGGCAAGATAATGCAGCGATCGCGCAAGCGGCTGAAATTGCAAATCCTAAGCGCGTTTACTTTTTACAACAAGACGTTAAAGGCGTTTCCGTGAAGCAACTCGCTTCTACATTGCCAGTATTACTCGAACTCGAAGTCAGCCTAAAACAAGGAATTGAGGAAATTTTAGTTTTACAAACGAAGATTATGGAACTTTGCCAACTTTTTTGCTAA
- a CDS encoding cobalt-precorrin-8X methylmutase, translated as MKREQNESTIQIHPIMEQSFAVIDREIGAHNWSDAEYAIIRRVIHTTADFEFKHLISFSPKAIHAGIAALRCGVPIVTDVSMVKQGVIGLVTKTFNNPLISAVEQVSTALPGKTRTETGILQCYEKYPHAIYVIGNAPTALLALCDRITTTSILPALAIGAPVGFISVLESKAALAQTPVHQIRVESRKGGSAVAAAILNALIMLALQK; from the coding sequence GTGAAGCGCGAACAAAACGAAAGTACGATCCAAATCCATCCCATTATGGAGCAAAGTTTTGCCGTCATTGACCGCGAAATCGGCGCGCATAATTGGAGTGATGCGGAATATGCGATCATCCGCCGCGTGATTCACACTACCGCCGACTTTGAGTTTAAACATCTGATTTCCTTTAGTCCAAAAGCAATTCATGCCGGAATCGCGGCGCTGCGGTGTGGTGTTCCGATTGTTACCGATGTCAGCATGGTGAAACAGGGTGTTATCGGATTGGTAACAAAGACATTTAATAACCCACTAATCAGCGCGGTAGAACAAGTTAGTACTGCTTTACCAGGAAAAACGCGCACCGAAACAGGTATACTTCAATGTTACGAGAAATATCCGCACGCTATCTATGTCATTGGTAATGCCCCAACCGCTTTACTAGCGTTGTGCGATCGCATCACAACAACTTCTATCTTACCCGCATTGGCGATTGGCGCTCCGGTAGGTTTTATTTCGGTTTTGGAGTCGAAAGCCGCATTAGCCCAAACACCCGTTCATCAAATTCGCGTTGAAAGTCGTAAGGGAGGATCGGCTGTTGCTGCGGCAATTCTCAATGCTCTCATTATGCTAGCACTACAGAAGTAG
- the cbiE gene encoding precorrin-6y C5,15-methyltransferase (decarboxylating) subunit CbiE has protein sequence MSVVHVVGIGLDGKAGLSENVQQIVAQATLLMGSDRHLSYFPKHPAQKWVLGDFTAAIERIRQQNTGNIVVLVSGDPLFFGLGRLLVAEFPSEKLAFHPHLSSVQLAFNAIKVPWHDAKIISVHGRSLTELIQALQQGVEKIAVLTDNTNTPSAIARLLQSLDLPSDYQFWVCENLGSQPQRVQSCSLEQVASTTFAPLNVVVLLRQSDSKDLDLATLPQFGLPDRVFLSFSDRPGLMTKREIRVLVLGELALQPGQIVWDIGAGTGSVAIEIARLFPTSCIYAIEKTAAGTTLIQQNCDRFGVKNVVSIHGRAPEVLSQLPTADRVFIGGSGGNLVAILEAVRLSPNGVIVLALATVEHLAIALDWLKHQQWHYQMLQVQLSRSVPIADLTRFTPLNPVTILSATTK, from the coding sequence ATGAGCGTAGTTCATGTTGTCGGAATCGGTTTGGATGGTAAAGCAGGGTTAAGCGAGAATGTACAGCAAATCGTTGCCCAAGCGACATTATTAATGGGAAGCGATCGCCATTTAAGCTATTTTCCTAAGCATCCCGCCCAAAAGTGGGTACTTGGTGATTTTACCGCAGCGATTGAGCGCATTCGACAGCAAAATACAGGCAATATCGTTGTCTTGGTCAGCGGCGATCCGCTATTTTTTGGTTTAGGGCGACTTTTAGTAGCAGAATTTCCGTCCGAAAAACTCGCTTTTCACCCGCATTTAAGTTCAGTACAATTAGCATTTAACGCGATCAAGGTTCCCTGGCACGATGCTAAAATCATTAGCGTTCACGGACGTTCGTTAACAGAATTAATTCAAGCATTACAGCAAGGCGTTGAGAAGATTGCTGTGTTGACAGATAACACAAATACTCCGAGTGCGATCGCGCGTTTGCTTCAGTCGTTAGATTTACCAAGCGATTATCAGTTTTGGGTTTGCGAAAATTTAGGGAGTCAGCCACAACGCGTACAATCTTGCTCACTCGAACAAGTTGCATCAACAACGTTTGCACCGTTGAATGTCGTTGTTTTACTGCGTCAAAGTGACTCAAAAGACTTAGATTTAGCAACTTTACCACAGTTTGGTTTACCCGATCGCGTATTTTTAAGTTTTAGCGATCGCCCAGGATTAATGACCAAGCGCGAAATCCGCGTGTTAGTTTTGGGAGAGTTAGCGTTACAACCTGGGCAAATTGTCTGGGATATTGGTGCAGGTACGGGTTCCGTTGCGATCGAAATCGCCCGCTTGTTTCCGACATCTTGCATCTATGCCATCGAAAAAACCGCAGCAGGGACAACTTTAATTCAACAAAATTGCGATCGCTTTGGTGTAAAGAATGTTGTTTCGATTCACGGTAGGGCGCCAGAAGTTTTATCACAACTTCCCACCGCAGATCGCGTGTTTATTGGTGGTAGTGGCGGTAATTTAGTTGCTATTTTGGAGGCTGTGCGCCTTTCCCCCAATGGTGTTATTGTCCTTGCTTTAGCAACGGTAGAACACCTTGCGATCGCGTTAGATTGGCTCAAACATCAACAATGGCATTATCAAATGTTGCAAGTACAGCTATCGCGTTCTGTACCAATTGCGGATTTAACGCGGTTTACACCCTTAAATCCTGTAACAATTTTGAGTGCTACCACGAAGTAA
- a CDS encoding CPBP family intramembrane glutamic endopeptidase: MAATPVSLLQVIGFLTAWAGCWLPIAIPLFVARGESKTLAAQKLPLLASLYLLAPIVLWKVSQITNRIFLDYGLVWNFAILRSLGVGLAIAILSLAILFAIQTILGWVNWQKISLQQIMSVVLPTFVLALWVSATEELIFRGFMLTQMQQDYPLWIAAVISSGIFAVLHLVWEQRETVPQLPGLWLMGMVLVLARVIDSGSLGLAWGLHSGWVWAIASIDTTQILTYTQKVPDWVTGKYAKPLAGILGILLLLATAGILLVMGNW; this comes from the coding sequence TTGGCAGCTACCCCAGTATCATTACTACAAGTAATAGGCTTTTTAACTGCTTGGGCTGGGTGTTGGTTGCCAATAGCAATTCCGCTGTTTGTCGCGCGTGGTGAGTCAAAGACTTTAGCTGCGCAGAAACTTCCGTTATTAGCATCACTCTATCTTCTTGCCCCAATTGTGCTTTGGAAAGTGAGCCAAATCACAAACAGAATTTTTTTAGACTATGGCTTGGTCTGGAATTTTGCAATTCTGCGATCTTTGGGCGTAGGTTTAGCGATCGCCATCCTCAGTCTCGCGATTTTGTTTGCGATTCAAACAATTTTGGGCTGGGTAAATTGGCAAAAGATATCGCTACAGCAAATCATGAGTGTCGTACTACCGACATTCGTTTTAGCGCTATGGGTAAGTGCAACTGAAGAATTAATTTTTCGGGGCTTTATGCTGACACAAATGCAGCAAGATTATCCATTGTGGATCGCCGCAGTTATTTCTAGCGGAATTTTTGCGGTATTGCATCTTGTGTGGGAACAACGCGAAACTGTACCGCAACTTCCTGGATTGTGGTTGATGGGGATGGTACTTGTGTTAGCGCGAGTTATTGATAGTGGAAGTTTAGGCTTAGCTTGGGGACTACATAGCGGTTGGGTGTGGGCGATCGCATCCATCGACACCACTCAAATTCTCACCTACACACAAAAAGTTCCTGACTGGGTAACAGGGAAATATGCGAAACCGCTGGCTGGCATTTTAGGAATTTTACTGTTACTCGCAACGGCGGGAATTTTATTGGTAATGGGTAATTGGTAA
- a CDS encoding AbrB family transcriptional regulator, with protein MTETATAPLTGKALLQKVKELSDLPRRERAKRCGYYTVTKNKQTRVNLTDFYDALLAARGIPLSPEGPKDGRGREPTYRVSVHKNGQIVIGATYTEAMGLKPGDEFEIKLGYKHIHLIQLDSDKSASQDEDADEDEE; from the coding sequence ATGACTGAAACCGCAACTGCACCATTAACAGGAAAAGCATTACTGCAAAAGGTAAAAGAATTATCTGACTTACCAAGACGAGAAAGAGCAAAGCGCTGTGGTTATTACACAGTAACCAAGAATAAACAGACTCGCGTTAATCTCACTGATTTCTATGATGCATTATTAGCAGCTAGAGGAATTCCCCTAAGTCCAGAAGGACCAAAAGATGGACGCGGTCGCGAACCAACATATCGTGTTAGTGTTCACAAAAATGGTCAAATTGTCATAGGTGCAACTTACACTGAGGCAATGGGACTCAAACCAGGAGATGAATTTGAAATCAAGCTAGGATACAAACACATTCACTTGATTCAACTAGATAGTGATAAAAGTGCTAGCCAGGACGAAGATGCTGACGAAGATGAAGAATAA
- a CDS encoding succinate dehydrogenase/fumarate reductase iron-sulfur subunit, protein MQVIFKVIRQKENSPAQAQTYQLEVEPGNTILDCLNRIKWEQDGSLAFRKNCRNTICGSCAMRINGRSALACKENVGSEVQRLQNIEGDAITPEIMLAPLGNMPVIKDLVVDMDSFWKHLEAVEPYISSSARKIPEREFLQTPQERSRLDQTGNCIMCGACYSECNAREINSDFVGPHALAKAYRMVTDSRDTQTETRLEKYNIGTQGVWGCTRCFYCNSVCPMDVAPLDQISKIKQEILANKEVPDSIPIRHRKGLIELVKQGGWINEPKFVLQVVGDYFRDLEGLLRITPLGFKMLIRGKFPLHFEPSTGTEEVRSLIESVQQKRGEG, encoded by the coding sequence ATGCAAGTTATTTTTAAAGTTATTCGGCAAAAAGAAAATTCTCCAGCCCAAGCCCAGACATACCAGTTAGAAGTTGAGCCAGGTAATACAATTTTAGATTGCCTAAATCGCATCAAGTGGGAGCAAGACGGAAGTTTAGCATTTCGGAAAAATTGTCGCAATACGATTTGTGGCAGTTGTGCAATGCGGATTAACGGACGTTCGGCTTTAGCGTGTAAGGAAAACGTCGGTAGTGAAGTTCAAAGATTACAAAACATCGAGGGTGACGCGATAACTCCAGAAATTATGCTGGCACCATTAGGAAATATGCCCGTCATCAAAGACCTAGTGGTAGATATGGATAGTTTTTGGAAACATTTAGAGGCGGTAGAACCTTATATCAGTTCAAGCGCTAGAAAAATACCAGAACGCGAATTTTTACAAACTCCACAAGAGCGATCGCGTCTCGATCAAACGGGTAATTGCATTATGTGTGGTGCGTGCTATTCCGAATGCAATGCGCGGGAAATCAATTCCGATTTTGTCGGTCCTCATGCGCTTGCCAAAGCGTACCGTATGGTAACAGATTCACGCGATACTCAAACTGAAACGCGCTTGGAAAAATATAATATTGGCACTCAAGGTGTATGGGGTTGTACGCGCTGTTTTTATTGCAATAGTGTGTGTCCGATGGATGTTGCACCTTTGGATCAAATCAGCAAAATCAAACAAGAAATCTTAGCGAATAAGGAAGTACCAGATAGTATCCCGATTCGACACCGCAAAGGATTAATTGAACTTGTAAAGCAAGGCGGCTGGATTAATGAACCGAAATTTGTTCTTCAAGTTGTCGGCGATTACTTCCGCGACCTCGAAGGTTTATTGCGAATTACACCGCTTGGTTTCAAAATGCTCATTCGCGGTAAATTTCCACTTCATTTTGAACCATCAACGGGTACAGAAGAAGTGCGATCGCTGATTGAATCGGTACAACAAAAGAGAGGTGAGGGGTGA
- a CDS encoding TolB family protein: MKRLVILITIILTVLLSSCGGSSRLLNFPFDSGGRSLNSPAAELTPRVSGRYIVFSSDRFGRQDIYLFDMVSRRLVDLPGLNSFDAIASSPALSKNGRYIVFASNRQGKSGIFLYDRETRQLRNLTTNLQAEVRNPTISADGNRIAFESSANGQWDILVYDRAGQPINIPTEPQ, translated from the coding sequence GTGAAACGCTTAGTTATCTTAATCACAATTATCTTAACAGTATTACTGAGTAGCTGTGGCGGTTCCTCGCGGCTATTAAACTTTCCCTTTGATTCAGGAGGAAGAAGCCTGAATAGCCCTGCGGCTGAACTGACGCCGCGCGTCTCTGGAAGATACATCGTCTTTAGTTCGGACCGCTTTGGGCGTCAAGATATTTATTTGTTTGATATGGTGAGCCGTAGATTAGTTGACTTACCAGGATTAAATTCGTTTGATGCGATCGCCTCAAGTCCTGCTTTATCCAAAAATGGTCGGTACATTGTATTTGCTAGCAATCGTCAAGGAAAGTCTGGCATCTTTTTGTATGACCGCGAAACCCGCCAGTTACGGAACTTGACAACTAACTTACAAGCCGAAGTTCGTAACCCAACAATTAGCGCTGATGGCAATCGAATTGCCTTTGAATCAAGTGCTAACGGACAGTGGGATATTCTCGTCTATGATCGCGCCGGACAACCAATCAATATCCCAACTGAACCTCAATAA
- a CDS encoding TolB family protein, translating to MRKFLAKWWLQHWIYLCLGLGLLIFAIACTPIDRLSTPASLNSRYTDEQPALSGDGRYVAFISNRDGSRRLLLYDLQAQVLLPLPRLQDRPEAVAESPSISYTGRYIVCIINDQGRPSLVLYDRVTRQRQILSRWYQGWVRNPSISPDGRYIVVESSINGQWDIEVLDRGSRIELDIPDGVPIEGRKS from the coding sequence GTGAGAAAATTTTTAGCAAAATGGTGGCTTCAGCACTGGATTTATCTTTGTCTAGGTTTGGGGTTATTGATTTTTGCGATCGCGTGTACTCCTATTGATCGCCTCAGCACTCCCGCTAGTCTAAACAGCCGATATACTGATGAACAACCGGCATTGAGTGGTGATGGTCGCTACGTAGCTTTTATCTCTAACCGTGACGGTAGTCGTCGTCTCCTCTTGTATGACCTGCAAGCGCAGGTTTTGCTACCTTTACCGCGCTTACAAGACCGCCCTGAAGCCGTTGCAGAAAGCCCTAGCATTAGTTATACAGGACGCTACATTGTCTGTATTATTAACGACCAAGGAAGACCAAGTTTAGTACTCTACGATCGCGTGACGCGACAGCGACAGATTTTAAGCCGATGGTATCAAGGATGGGTTCGCAATCCGAGCATTAGTCCTGATGGTCGCTACATCGTCGTTGAGAGTAGTATTAATGGTCAGTGGGATATTGAAGTCCTCGATCGAGGTTCTCGAATTGAACTAGATATTCCTGACGGTGTTCCTATTGAAGGTCGTAAATCGTAG